The following are from one region of the Silene latifolia isolate original U9 population chromosome 9, ASM4854445v1, whole genome shotgun sequence genome:
- the LOC141601676 gene encoding uncharacterized protein LOC141601676, whose product MSCLSLNYRGLDNPSAVSGLRNLIRRESPAIVFLCETKLGSRDMRKVINKIDGYDGLMVDSVGRSGGSAFLWRAEVKCTFRGASDHYMDFDVEIGGIVWRCTWFYGWPAVQDRHLSWRQLRLLAGDSTGPWLCIGDYNEVLYFSEMKGGPRVQWQMNNFRDAVDEVGLRDLQFQGYECTFDNGQEGDNNRQSRIDRAMITESWSEIYPFAKLFHLDREWSDHAPIKVMFDARIRDEGGSKLFRFEHIWVGEDGCEEAMARGWGSGDGKLLDLINGYARELIRWKCISIGRTFLVAKVSAIWSKDGDRNTNYFHRKAGQRREKNFIKKLVNEEGQVGEGKEAISRCAMDYF is encoded by the exons ATGAGTTGCTTAAGTCTTAACTACAGGGGGCTGGACAACCCCTCTGCAGTTAGCGGTCTTCGGAATCTTATCCGACGGGAGTCCCCGGCTATTGTTTTTCTTTGTGAGACTAAACTTGGTAGTCGTGATATGAGAAAGGTTATTAATAAGATAGATGGGTATGATGGTCTGATGGTTGATAGTGTGGGAAGATCGGGAGGGTCGGCTTTTCTTTGGAGAGCGGAGGTAAAGTGTACGTTTCGAGGTGCATCGGATCATTACATGGATTTTGATGTAGAGATTGGTGGAATAGTATGGCGATGTACATGGTTCTATGGGTGGCCAGCAGTGCAGGATCGTCATCTTTCTTGGCGACAACTTAGATTACTAGCGGGAGATTCGACTGGCCCTTGGCTATGTATCGGGGATTATAATGAGGTACTTTATTTTAGTGAAATGAAAGGTGGGCCGAGGGTGCAATGGCAGATGAATAATTTTCGAGATGCTGTGGATGAAGTGGGTCTGCGAGATTTACAATTTCAGGGGTATGAGTGTACTTTTGATAATGGGCAAGAGGGTGATAATAACCGTCAAAGTAGGATTGATAGAGCTATGATTACAGAGAGTTGGAGTGAAATTTATCCATTTGCTAAATTATTTCATCTCGATAGAGAATGGTCGGACCATGCTCCAATTAAAGTAATGTTTGATGCACGAATTCGGGATGAGGGAGGGTCGAAATTGTTCCGATTTGAACATATTTGGGTAGGGGAGGATGGTTGTGAGGAGGCCATGGCAAGAGGATGGGGAAGTGGGGATGGGAAGCTACTCGATTTGATTAATGGGTATGCGAGGGAACTTATTCGATGGAAATGCATAAGTATTG GAAGAACGTTTTTGGTGGCAAAGGTCTCGGCTATTTGGTCAAAGGATGGGGATCGAAATACTAACTATTTCCATAGGAAGGCAGGGCAGCGGAGAGAAAAGAACTTTATCAAGAAACTCGTAAATGAGGAGGGGCAGGTTGGTGAAGGGAAGGAGGCAATTTCGAGGTGCGCGATGGATTACTTCTAG